The Gossypium arboreum isolate Shixiya-1 chromosome 4, ASM2569848v2, whole genome shotgun sequence DNA segment CAGGGCAAAAATGAAAGAAACCAAATAGGGTCAAATCAAGAATGGCTCAAATATAAAGGACTGGCCACGCAAATTAcccatttaagggtaaaatgcgTGTGGACCCAGTCAAAACATGTACTGGCATgcagttttgttttattatacaaAGTTAAAAACCCATTTCAATTCATTTTTTTTGCTTAAAACATTCAAACTTTGACTTTTCTAAAAACTAAAAGTTTGAAATCTCCACACTCCCCCCTCTGCTCTTCGCCGAAAGGCTTATGCCCAGGCCTTCAACCACTCAAAAGTCATCGGCGTCCAGCGAAGCAAGGCCCTCTCGACAGCGCAAACACGATGCGCGGTAAGTCTCTCTCATTCTTTCCTATTTTTTAACTTGTATTGTGGATCCGAATGGgaagaagaaaaaatgaaaaaagaaacaaaataaaatcacCTTTGAAAATATTCCTTGGTGGTTTTCTACTGATTCTTGTTTGAGATTTGTATATAAACTTTCGTACCTCAGTCCCGATTCTCGATTTACTCTTGACTTTGTATATTCTCTATTATATTCGAAAAAAAAAGATCACCTTTTACATTCGTTTCGGGGGCTTTTATAGCCCTTTTTTACAACTAATTTCACTTGTTTGCAGGTTCATGGGCGTGTACGTCTCCTACATGGAGGTGGAGTGATGCACGGTGCAGAGATTCACGCGATGTGCGGTACCTGGGGACTGCTTCGGTTGTAAACAGCAGCTCCTTGGGTTTTTGTTTGCTGAAATTTGTTTATgctttgggccatttgggccttgTAGTTTGGGTTTGTTTTTTGTTGGGTGTTGGGCTGTTTGGGTAGTGTTTTTATTTAGTTTTGTATGTGTGTGGGCCTGGGCATAAATTGGGcttaacagctgcccctctttgctcgttgtcatGTAATGGGAACGAAGCAAATATTACAAAGGCTAATTTTGCCCGGTTCTGTCAGATCTTGGCTTATTGGTGTAACCTTATCGCAACCCACTGCATCCTATTGCTTCCAAATGTCTCATAGCTGCTTCATGAAGATACGATTTGTTGGAACTTTATCTGTTCTGCTCTTACTCAAcgaagataagatctgtaattttagcctgttaccgtactgcttagggggttaaggcgagtCTTCGACCTGCTCCATCACTACTCGGAGAGCCAGGATCTGTaaattttagcctgttaccctactgcttagggggttaaggcaaGTCTTCGACCTGCTCCACCACTGCTCGGCGAGCCCAAATCTGTAaactttaacctgttaccctactgcttagggggttaaagcgaGTCTTCGACCTGCTCCACCACTGCTCGGCGAGCCCAGATCTGTaaattttagcctgttaccctactgcttagggggttaaggcatgtatctttgatctgctccactattgcttagggagataagatctgtaattttcagcttgttaccctattgcttagggagtTAAAGCTTGCAATCTTTAGCTTGTTACCCTTTTGTTTAGGGAGTTAAAGCCTGCTGTTTTCAGTCTGTGccactattgcttagggagataagatctataattttcagcttgttaccctattgcttagagAGTTAAAGTCTGCTGAAATTTTAGTCAATCTTGCTACGTTGTCCACTGGGGAATCCACCTGTAAAAGTGATTTCCTGGGGCCTATGCTTAtatcaaatgattaggatgccatgatcagaatgaatcaaatgctcctaactaaatgtatTATGAATGTTTAGATACAAGATGTCAATGATCCATTTTAACGCTTGATTTGTCATTGCTTGCTGTTTGCTAAGGTAATATCCCTAACGTATGTTTTCTCGTTCAACAATAGCAGAGAACCTGGAGAGATGGTCGGACCCTTATCTCTCCTACGTTTCTAGCCCTTTAAGCCTGGTGAATTCTAAATAATTGTcttgtttcaggttcttgtattatttagagacctttcagagtaatatgcaaaacttcttttgtgaaagcGTTATTAgttcattaatcattatttcaatatgaaatgcttgaaaaagattatagACATGGATAAGACTGAAGTTTATTATGAACAAAATCCGAAAAGAATGGATTGAGCAAAGAAAGCAAATATCGTTAAAATACAAAGAATGAAAAAGTGAAACTGGTGTCCCAGATATCTCggcctgagcttctctgtacgaaCTTCCTGAAGACCACTCTAAGTTCAACATGTGTCTGAGAGGTCTGTAGTATTTTGTCGATGCCCTTAAGATGTAGCATATCTCATTATTGTTAATTCAGGTACAGAATGGCTAACGCATGCTCTATTTCTCATCAAACATTTGATTTGCccttttacgggttttcaattcaaagcccctttggtctcaaagcgccctttgtgggtttttgCCTTGGCCTCTCCGAtttttttttactctttttttttttaactcaaggcgccctttgcgggttttcaccttggcccaTTTCTTCCTCAGGTGAAGTACTTCTTGACTAAGTCCGCATTCACTGGGTTAGGCTGActcttgccatccatttcagctAATATTAATGCTCCTCCAGAAAAGGCCTTTTTcactacataaggtccttcccagtttggcatccatttccctctgaaatccttttgcatagggagaatctttttcaatactaagTCCCCCCCATAGAATACCCTAGGGCGAACTTTTTTGTTATAAGCTCACAcaattctcttttggtacatttgaccatgacgaatagccttcagcctcttttcttcaatcaagtttagtTGATCATAacgggattggatccattctgttTCGTCTAATTTCAGCTCTGATAAAACCCGAAAAGAAGGGATTTCGACTTCAATGGGTAAAACTGTCttcatcccataaaccaatgagaaaggcgttgcccccgTAAAAGTTCTAACAGAAGTTCAATAGGAAAAAAGGGCAAACGAtaacttttcatgccaatccctataggtttcagtcattttccccacaaatttcttgatatttttattagcTGCCTCAGCCGTGCCATTCATTTTCGGGTGGTATGGTGACGAGTTATGGTGCTTAATGTTGAACTGGCTACTGACTTCCACTATCGCGCTATTGTTCAAATTCAACGCATTGTCAGATACGATTCTTTCTGGCATACCATAGCGATAGATGATCTCCTTCTTTAAGAACTTGCTAACCGTCGACTTTATGACATTAGTGTATGAAGCGGCTTCAACCCATTTGGTAaaataatcaataaccacaaaaataaaTCGATGACCATTAGAGGCCTTTGGCgaaattggcccaatgacatccatgccccacattaaAAAAGGCCATGGGGAAGTCATAATATGGAAAGGTGAAGGAGGTACAtggatcttgtctccataaatttggcacttatggcaCTTCTTGACGTAACGGATGCAATCTCCCTCCATTATAGACCAGTAATACCCGAATCTCATGATTTTTcaggccattgtaaaaccattggcatgcgtccCACAGACAcactcatggacttcttccaggaTTTTCTTCGCTTCTACAGCATCAACGCATCTTAACAACACCTGAACCTTCCTCCTTTTATACAATATCTCCCCATTTAAGACATAGTCATTGGTGAGCCTTTTCAACGTTCTCTTGTCATTTTCAGTTGCTTGCTCTGGGTATTCATGGTTCTTTACATATTTTAAAATGTCATgataccaaggatgatcatctcTCTCCTCTTCTTCATCTATATTGCAGTAATGAACCTGAAACTCACAAATACTCATCTGGATTGTCTTTATatcttctttttcatttattcTGATCATAGAAGCTAATGTAGCCAAGGCATCGGCCATCTGATTTTTATCACGTGGGAGATAAAAGAAGTTGATATCATCAAACTGCTCAATTAACTCCAGAACTAACTTTCGATAACTGATCAGCTTGGGAtctcgcttctcccatgcccctTTAAGTTGATAGATCACCAATACAGAGTCTCCATATACCTCTAGCACCTTGATTTTATGGTCTATGGCTGCTCGAATTCTCATGATACATGCTTCGTACTCTATCATATTGTTTGTGCAGTTAAAATCCAGCTTACAAGTGAAtagataatgatctccatttggggatatCAAGACTACCCCAACTCCGTTACCAACGGCATTTGATGCCCCATCGAAATTCAATTTCCAAGAATGATTTTCGGGCGTGTCCTCTTCAACAATCGCCACATACATTAGATCCTCATTggggaaatcaaagttcaaggGCTCATAGTTTTCTAGAGCTCTgctggctagaaaatctgctattgcgctCCCCTTCACagccttctggttcacatagattATGTCGAATTCGAAAAGCAGAATTTTCCATCGGGCCATTCTTCCATTCAAGGcggttgactccatcatatacttgaGAGGGTCTAGTTTCGAGATTAACCAAGTcgtgtggtacaacatgtactACCTCAACCTCCGAGTCGTTCAGACCAAGGCGTAACACAATCTCTCAATTGGCGGGTATCTCATTTCACACTCAGTAAATTTCTTGCTGAGGTAATATATTGCATTTTCCTTCTTTCCTGTATCATCATGTTGGCCCAACACACATCCCATTGAATTGTCAAACACGGTCAAATACAGAATCAAAGGCTTATTAGGACTGGGTGGTACTAGCATCAGAATATTAGCCAGGTACTGTTTGATTTTGTCAAAAGCCATTTGACATTCGTCGTCCCACACGTCCAGATTATGTTTCTTGAGAAGACAAAATACGGGATCACATTTTTCTATCAGCTGTGAAATAAaccgggcgatgtagtttaaccttCCCAGGAAACCTCGAACTTCTCTCTAAGTGTGGGGCGGAGGCAGCTcttgtatagccttgactttatctgggtcaaccTCAATTCCCTTTTCACTAACCATGAAACCAAGTAGTTTTCCTGACCTGGCTCCGAAAGTGCATTtggttggattaagctttagctgaaatttCTTCAATCTCGAGAACAATTTCCTCAAAACTTGAATGTGCTCCcactttgtgcatcatgtcatggaataaggttaccatggctctttggtaTGTCGCTCCCACATTCTTTAACCCGAAGGATATCACCTTATAACAGAACGTTCCCCATAGGGTTGTGAACTTGGTTTTTTCCATGTCTTCAGGGTGCATATTGATCTGATTGTATCCAGAAAACCCATCCATAAAAGAAAACAGTGAATACCCTGCCGTATTGTCCACTAGGGTGTCAATGTGAGGCAACGAAAAATTGTTCTTTGGGCTAGCCTTGTTTAGATCTTTATAATCTACGCACATTTGTACCTTTCCATTCTTAGGGATAGGGACaacgttggctacccattctgagtagtTAACCGCTTGTAAGAACCCAGCATCAAATTATTTCTTGACCTCTTCACTTATCTTTACTGCCACATTGGGTCTCATCCTTCGGAgcttctgttgaactggcttACACTCCTCTTTTATGGGGATGTGATGCACCGCAATATCAGTGCTTAACcctggcatgtcttgatatgaccatgcaaaaatATCTCTGAATTCTTGCAATAGCTTAATGAGATTCTGCTTGGTTTCCTCCTTTATACGAGTGCCAATTTTCACCTCATTCTCCGTTTCCAAGGTCACAATCTCAATTGTCTCTTCTTGAGGCAAAATCTACTTTTTTTCCCGTTTTACCATCCTTAGCAAATCCAAAGATAAACCACTATCTTTGTCATCTTCAAAAACCTGTGATCCCCGTAGGCGCATGTCTTGCTCAAAAGAGAATTCTGAATTCATAGCAGTGTTGCTCATGACATCAATATCTGGGTACTTATTATAGGTATGAAAGAATATCTAAGAATTTTATTTGTGTGGTATGAATGGaatgaagaaaagaagaaaggaaaaaaacAATTGCTTGATGAGGTATGAAAAATGCATCTCTATTGAAAGCATAAATGATTTAAACATGGGCCTATTTCACAGAAGATTTCTTATTGTTCCTAGGCTAAAAAACAATAAGCGTGTTTTGAAAACTACAAGAAGTTCCTCTACAGTCCAGTTGTTCAGAACACTTCCAGGCTCATAGGGGCGAATGCCCACTAAGTTTGTTCTCTCGATCCTTCTTCTAATACGGCATTGATGCTCAGAATCTTCATCATTCCCTCAACCGTTCATTTATCTGTGAATTTCAATTCAGGATGGACAACTCCTCCTGCCACGAATGTATTGGATATATGGGGAAAGGTCATTGGCTCCCATTTGACCTCTGCCCCGTTTAATCTTACTTTTCTCTGTTCCTGCTTCCTCTCCAGCTCTTTCTTTCTCTATTGTGCGTCTGGCCTATACCCCAAGCCAAAACGGTCCCACTTGCTTGCTAAAATTGGCACTTGCACTCATCCATTGAGATATTTCCCAAATCCCCTTCCGAGTAATGCTCCTCTTCCTACTGTCAGTTGTAAACTCATCTTCGTAGCTTCAGAAAGTCTGGGCACCGGGATCCTACCTCCTTCAGTAATAAAGGTTGCATTCACGAACTCTAATGATCGAAGTGAACATTCAACCCCTTCGTTATCACTGTCAATGTACGGTGCATCGCTAGCAACGGATGTGATAATGTCCTCTTCAGCGTTTATTGTTATTAGCTGGCCTTCTGTCACCAACTTTAATTTCTGATGCAACAATGATGGTACTGCCCCTGCCGAATAAATCCATGGCCTCCCCAGTAAACAATTATAGGAAGGTTTGATGTCCATTACTAGGAAATCCACCTCGTAAGTATTTGGCTCGATCAGAAGAGGTATCTCTATCCTTCCCATTACCTTCCTTTCAGTGCCGTCAAATGCTCTCACTATATTTTTGCATGTCTTCATATGAGAGCTATCCATAGGCAATCGGTTTAATGTGGACAGAGGTAGGACGTTCAGTACTGAACCATTATCAATCAACATCCCCGGTAACATATACCCATTGCAGCGAGTAGTAATGTGCAAAGCTTTGGTAGATCTCATTCCCCCCAGTGGTATTTCATCGTCACTAAAGGAAATAAAGTTGTCGGCGCTTATGTTGCTGATAAGACGGTCTAGTTTGTTTATTGAAATGTCGTCAGCGACATAAGTTTCGTTTAACACCTTCATCAGTGTATCACGGTGCGTCTCCGAGCTCAAAAGCAAAGTCAATATTGATATACGAGCCGGCTGCTTGTGTAATTGTTCCACAGCACTATACTCGCTGTGTTTCAGGAACTTCAAGAATTCTTGGACTTCGTTCTCCATTACTGGTTCATTAACCAGTGGTTCTGACATCTTTTCTCCTTGTCTGATCACAAAGGACTTCTTCTTTACAGGTTCGGCTTCTGTGCTTAGTGTACCGTCCGAACTCTTCTTTTCCAAAACTATCACACTACCGCTATAATTCCAAGGCACCCTTTTGCTATCCCTAAAATGGAAAGCCTTGGGCTTTTGGATAACGATTCTTGGTGCCACCCTTGCTTCAGCTTCACTAATTTTTGCCTGTGAAATGATGACCACTGGGTGACTAGCCTCACAAACCTTCGCTATCGACTTCTCTTCAGCAGCACATACGTCCTCTTCTCCGGTAAGCTCAAAGAACTCTAACTCTTTATTGTCCATTAAGCCCTGGACTAAGGCTCTGAATTTCTTGTAACTCTGGATTTCATGACCCTTCTCGCCGTGGAATTCGCAATAGTCCCCCACTTCTCGGGAGTTGCTCTTTGAACTCTGCGTGATCAACCCCATTTCCAGCATTTTCTTCCAAACTTCTCTGAACGAAGTCTTTACTTCATCCGCGTTCAGCTTAACTCTCCTCCCCACATTCTCGATTATTGTATTTACCCCACCATCAGTATGGCTGGGTAATGGGTTACCTACCACAGGTGTGTCATCGAACTTCACAACACCCATGTTGATGAGCTTCTCGACTAACTTCTTAAACGAGATGCAGCTTTCTATTGAATGCCCCACAACCCTCGCATGGTATTCACACTGAGTATTTGCGTTATACCACTTGGGGTATGGGGACTGCAACAGTTTTAGATAGGATGATGCTACAACATGCGCATCGAATAGGCTTTTGTACAGCTCCTTATATGTCACTGGGATAAAGGTAAACTGTATCCTCTCCGTATCTCTCCTGGTGCTGGGCTCTTGCCTTGGTGAAGCTTGTTAGCCTGTGACTACCGTTCTTGATTGATTAACGGTGACAGGTTTTGAATAGCCTGAACTCACATTGTTTACCTCGTTTTCCTTTTTCTTCGGGGCTGACCTTTCCGTGCTTTCCCCCATTTCTATCTTCCCGCACCTtattgcattttctatcatttcgcCAGACATCACTATGTTTGCGAAACTCTTAGTTGCGTTCTCCAACATATGATTAATGAAAGGCACTTTCAAGGTATTaataaacagcatagtcatttcTTTTTTCAGCAGTGGTAGTTGGACTTGCGTAGTGACTTCCCTCCACTTCTGGGCGTATTTCCTAAAGCTTTCACCTGACCTTTTCTCCATGTTCTGTAATGTAATCCTGTCAGGCGCTATATCGGTCACATGGCCATACTGTTTCATGAAGGCCTACACCAAATCCTTCCATGGTTTGACCTGagcacggctcaactgattgtaccatttggctGCGGCCCCAGTCAAACTATCCTAAAAACAGTGAATCAACAATTGGTCATTGTTGACATATCCCGTCATTCTTCAGTAGAACATTGTAATGTGAGCCTCAGGGCAGCTGGTTCCATTATATCTTTCAAATTCTGGCATCTTGAACTTCGGAGGAAGTACTAAGTCCGGGACCAAACTGAGTTCCTTTGCATCAACTCCGCAATAATGATCAGCACTTTCTAGCTCATTGAACTTCTCCTCTATCCATTTGCACCGATCCTCGAACTGCTTTAGGAGCTCTGCCTTTACTTTTTCCCCTTCAACCTCCTCGAAATCAGGGATCGTGGGATTTGCCATATTGTCTCCAGGGTTAGAATACGAGCCCGTTGGGAAGTTTACCGGTGCCGAAGTGCCTGTTTGATACAGAGGTTTAACATTAACAGACACCCTTGGTGGTTGTGCTTGAATGTTTACTGGGGCAAAGCTTGTAGGACAAACAGAGTCATCGTTGACATTCTCAGTATCAACCATAGGGCCTTTTCCTTTGTCAGACCCTCCCTTAAGCAGCTGTGTCAGCTGGCTTATCATGTTGTTCTGTGATTCCAGCATATTTTTCTGGGACTCCAACATTTGATCCCTCATCTCCTGCTGGATCCTATCCAGCTGTTCTTGCATCTGAGCTTGCAATTGCTCTTGCATCTCCTTTTGCATTTGTTCTAACTtctctaacctttgatccatatCATTTGTTTTTCTTCGCGTATAGTAGCGATGTTCCAGTGTAACTAGATAAATTATCGCTAATTAATAGGGTTTTTTTGTGCAACTTAATGTTTATAATGCTATGCAATGCAAATGTAtgacatgaatgcaaaaagaagaCATTGATTCACATTCAATTCTATTTAGAAAACTTCACtgaaaaataaaatcttttacataaaatgaGTTACATATACGGTCTTACCCTAACACCCAAAACTTTTACTTTCCTAAGAAGGCAGGCTAACTCTTGCCCCCGATCTGACTCTAACTCATATTTGACTCCTAGCACATCTGCTTGGACCGCCAAAGTCTGTAAATGATCAACCACCTCTCGTATCTGAGCTATAGCTTCGCCCATGAGGCAATCCCTATCTCGGACCTGATTCTGAGATCGGTGTAGTTGCTCCCCTAGTTGTTCATTATTTGCTTCCAATAATTCAATTTGATTCTCACAGTTTTGAAGTGTAGTCTCAAGTTCTTCTACTTTCCCCTTCAAATTCTCGATCTTACTTAGGTTAGCCCTTAATTCAATCACTGAGTTATGACTCCGATGTTGCTGTACCATTTCTAACTCTGCCACCCGAGCTCTTAACATCTGTTTTTCATTCTGGCTATCATCCaaactctttttacaagtgacttTTCAAGCTTGAGCATCATGGAACTTTTTCTCCCACCAATCAGCCCTAGCCTTTTCCTATTGGATTTTTTGCCTCCACTATTCAGACGTTTTACCCAAGCCAGCATTTCTCATTGACTTATACAGCTGCTTGTAATCAGTCTTCAGACTGTCCAGGTCCTCCTCAACCTCTCTCTTTCTCTTCTTCAAGTTCTCAACCTCGGATTTTTGAACATCAACATCCAGCTTTAAGTACACTTTTTCCTCCTCCAACTACTCTATTTTCCTTTCTAACTCTGAGGTTTTCTTTTCGAAGTCTTGCTTTATAATTTCCAATTCGGAGGGGACCACTCGCAGATATTCCTCTATCAGTCGAGCTTCTTCTAAATTTGGCCTCGGGATATTGTCGTTAACCTTTCTACTCCACCATTCGTTATATTCAGGAGTCACCATTGGATTCACAGCAACTCCCTTTATCAGGCAGGTTTGCTTCCAGACATTATAAATCTCGCGGCTCTTTTTCTTGGAGTCCTTCTCCCCATACGAGAACCCACTCTGAGCTAGCCCATACATCATTGGTATAAATTGTTTTGATCAATATTGCCTCAATACAAGTAGAGGAGGTATCCAACGGCTCCCCAAATCCCCAACAAAAGAACCTAATTATAACTCCCACATCGGTAGAGAATTTCATCGGAAACCATCCAAGGAGCTTTCCATTCGATATCCTCCTCTTGGAGATTTTGAAGTATCGCCATCCATTTTTCCTCTGTTATGTCATCTCTTCTTGATATGGTCACTGTTTCCTTCAAAGGTGAGTAATCTCTGAGAAAAGGTCGGTAAGAGGCCTTTTCTACCCTCCAAAAGTGGCTATGAAACCATACTAACAAGAGTTGTGCACACCCAATAAATCTGCCTTCACTTGCCCTCAGACATGCACTTAAAGATCTGAAAGTCTCAGCTAAGATTGTAGGAACAGGAGTGACTCATTTACCAAATCGATCAAATAGATCGGCGACTGCTTCATCTACATACCTTAAAGCCTTagggaaaataaccaaaccataaatgcTCAAGGTGAAGACATCAACTCTTTTCTTCATATCAGGGTGTGTCAGGATCAGATCTCTTAAATTTTCCCAAGGGATGCACTTTTCATTGCCTTTCTGCTGGACTCGAGCTGCAACCCACTGCTCACTTATCCGAGTGATGTTCATCAACGTTTTTACAAAGGTTGGGGTATTCATAGCTCTAGAATAAATCTTATCAACTTGAAACCTCAAACAACAAAGCAAGGCTATATATTCCTCAACAGTAGGTGCTAGATCCACCTTTACGAAAGTAAAACAACTGTAGGCGAAATTCCAAAATTGAGCCATGGCGCGGAAGAAATATCTATCTACTTTAACATCGAGAAGATAAGGAATATCACCATAATTACAGTAGAGTAGCTGCTTCATCTCCTCATCCAGTGACTccataattctttcaactcctAAAGATCATTCTAAACCACACTAATACGGGTAAAGTCTCATAACTCCGACGTGTACCCCTTTGTCAAACTGTCACCTTTCTCTAACTATGCATTCTCCGACCATCTTTGGACAAACGCGTTGTCTTTCACTTTATCAAGGAATTCGTTCTTCATGGAAAAACTTTCTATTAGTAACTGAACCGTATATCGACACCttcttttatgatgaaaatgttatGCAATCACTattaaagaaagaaggaaaaacacAAGTCAGAATCATGCATAAGAATAGAAATCAAAGCAATCAAGAAATTATCAAACGCCTATTCGGGCAACCACTAAGGCTAGGTGTAATTCTACCTAAGGCGAGTTCCTACAGCTTACTATATATGGTTTAGttctagagtaaaggtacctgaaccagcagattcctcgaccctcgcccattataggttcatatggatcaagttcagttcaggggaatacatttccttatgcccgtgcggaggtgaaaacctcacgaagataTAAGTACGGATGTATTTCGGAAGCGATCCCCTAGCCCATGCGggggtgaaaacctcacgaaagcatagtttctcactcccacttaaaaggtgtgaccacaatGGTCATGTGATATGATGCGAGAGAATATAAAGaaattcaacaaaaaaaaaactaaacaagGACACAAAAAATGCAAAGCGAGGATCGTGTATTTTTAGAAAAATCGAATTTCTAAATTTCGACAataagacagaaaataatcaatttacagCTCGACTCTCTTATTGGTCCCTAGCGAAgtcaccaagctgtcgaaaccattttttgaaaacgggaattgacttttgaaaacgaaagttgggagttgccaccaatccttttttgagGTGTAATTGGgccaccttataaaacattttggtccaCGAATTttaagaaaatgggttcgggagtcagttacgtacgaggaaggattagcaccctcgacacgcccaaaattggtacttaatcgattaattagtgtcttaaatgtcgaaaattaaagattTGGACAGAGCTCAAAATGCGATCCTCCTTTTATTGGCTTTTAAAACATTCAGGTAAGTCAAATGTGTATTAAAGACCATCTCACCATGAGGTAAAACATTACATCCAGTACGTTTGGACACAATATTTTAACCCTCAAATGTGATCTTGCCTTTAAAACGTGCGTTCTAGCTTTGagaggatattcgaatattcaGAACAAATAAAG contains these protein-coding regions:
- the LOC108459104 gene encoding uncharacterized protein LOC108459104: MKQYGHVTDIAPDRITLQNMEKRSGESFRKYAQKWREVTTQVQLPLLKKEMTMLFINTLKVPFINHMLENATKSFANIVMSGEMIENAIRCGKIEMGESTERSAPKKKENEVNNVSSGYSKPVTVNQSRTSPYPKWYNANTQCEYHARVVGHSIESCISFKKLVEKLINMGVVKFDDTPVVGNPLPSHTDGGVNTIIENVGRRVKLNADEVKTSFREVWKKMLEMGLITQSSKSNSREVGDYCEFHGEKGHEIQSYKKFRALVQGLMDNKELEFFELTGEEDVCAAEEKSIAKVCEASHPVVIISQAKISEAEARVAPRIVIQKPKAFHFRDSKRVPWNYSGSVIVLEKKSSDGTLSTEAEPVKKKSFVIRQGEKMSEPLVNEPVMENEVQEFLKFLKHSEYSAVEQLHKQPARISILTLLLSSETHRDTLMKVLNETYVADDISINKLDRLISNISADNFISFSDDEIPLGGMRSTKALHITTRCNGYMLPGMLIDNGSVLNVLPLSTLNRLPMDSSHMKTCKNIVRAFDGTERKVMGRIEIPLLIEPNTYEVDFLVMDIKPSYNCLLGRPWIYSAGAVPSLLHQKLKLVTEGQLITINAEEDIITSVASDAPYIDSDNEGVECSLRSLEFVNATFITEGGRIPVPRLSEATKMSLQLTVGRGALLGRGFGKYLNG
- the LOC108459105 gene encoding uncharacterized protein LOC108459105, encoding MESTALNGRMARWKILLFEFDIIYVNQKAVKGSAIADFLASRALENYEPLNFDFPNEDLMYVAIVEEDTPENHSWKLNFDGASNAVGNGVGVVLISPNGDHYLFTCKLDFNCTNNMIEYEACIMRIRAAIDHKIKVLEVYGDSVLVIYQLKGAWEKRDPKLISYRKLVLELIEQFDDINFFYLPRDKNQMADALATLASMIRINEKEDIKTIQMSICEFQVHYCNIDEEEERDDHPWYHDILKYVKNHEYPEQATENDKRTLKRLTNDYVLNGEILYKRRKVQVLLRCVDAVEAKKILEEVHECVCGTHANGFTMA